A stretch of Bordetella genomosp. 13 DNA encodes these proteins:
- a CDS encoding TM2 domain-containing protein → MTDAPLTPSHPAVMPRRARSKVVVGLLACFLGWLGAHWWYLGRRGAWLVTLACGVCLAGAQAFTPWYDNPVFFLLFIPAAAGFIEGVVYSLMPDESFDRRVNPGMGRVTHTGWGPVLVAIVGCLVGAIVTMFGIAMVVVYTWTAMGWLDGYVL, encoded by the coding sequence ATGACAGACGCGCCCCTGACCCCGTCCCATCCCGCCGTCATGCCGCGCCGCGCGCGCAGCAAGGTGGTGGTGGGCCTGCTGGCATGCTTCCTGGGCTGGCTAGGCGCGCACTGGTGGTACCTGGGCCGGCGCGGCGCATGGCTGGTCACCCTGGCGTGCGGCGTGTGCCTGGCGGGCGCGCAGGCATTCACGCCCTGGTACGACAATCCCGTCTTCTTCCTGTTGTTCATTCCGGCCGCGGCCGGCTTCATCGAGGGCGTCGTCTACAGCCTGATGCCCGACGAGTCGTTTGACCGCCGCGTCAATCCCGGCATGGGCCGCGTCACGCACACTGGCTGGGGGCCGGTGCTGGTGGCGATCGTCGGCTGCCTGGTGGGGGCCATCGTCACGATGTTCGGCATTGCGATGGTGGTGGTGTACACCTGGACCGCGATGGGGTGGCTGGACGGGTACGTGCTCTAG
- a CDS encoding helix-turn-helix domain-containing protein: MSKRDVLQECVRASLERYFEDLGDSEPHDMWDMVMRCVERPVLEVALERSGGNQSRASEMLGITRNTLRKKLLAHNIQL, from the coding sequence ATGAGCAAGCGAGATGTTCTTCAAGAATGCGTGCGCGCCAGCCTGGAGCGCTATTTCGAGGACCTGGGCGATTCCGAGCCGCATGACATGTGGGACATGGTGATGCGCTGCGTGGAGCGTCCGGTGCTCGAAGTCGCCCTGGAGCGCTCCGGCGGCAACCAGTCGCGCGCCTCGGAAATGCTCGGCATCACCCGCAACACCCTGCGCAAGAAGCTGCTCGCGCACAACATCCAGCTTTGA
- a CDS encoding UbiH/UbiF/VisC/COQ6 family ubiquinone biosynthesis hydroxylase: MNATAYDIAILGAGPVGQVLALLLARLAPQPARIALLHGDNAAMPRDPALDPRVLALNHGSRVLLDTVQAWPARAAAIRHIHVSQCGRLGRTLIDHRDFDVPELGSTVGYAGLHARLQERVAASGVTVLHGPAARILSQDGGTVRIEQGEHVLDSALAVLCDGAGGEDVRREYGQHAVLTSAHAALARGDWAYERFTREGPLAMLPHPHLAETYSVVWCCAPAHAAALARMDDAAFSAALNQAFGTRLGRLRSQAPRHVFPLELKARHSQAQGRVATIGNAAQTLHPVAGQGLNLGLRDAARLAQALAGWLIAPHADPTPRLAEFAQARRGDRWITAGVTDLMPRLFTTGLAPVEHACGLALLAMDLAPPLRAPLARHLLQGLRA; encoded by the coding sequence ATGAACGCTACCGCCTACGACATCGCGATTCTCGGAGCCGGCCCCGTGGGCCAGGTATTGGCGCTGTTGCTGGCGCGCCTGGCGCCGCAACCCGCCCGCATCGCGCTGCTGCACGGCGATAACGCCGCCATGCCGCGCGATCCGGCTCTCGATCCGCGCGTGCTGGCGCTCAACCACGGCAGCCGCGTGCTGCTGGACACCGTGCAGGCCTGGCCCGCGCGCGCGGCCGCCATCCGCCACATCCACGTGTCGCAATGCGGCCGCCTGGGCCGCACGCTGATCGACCATCGCGACTTCGACGTGCCCGAGCTGGGCAGCACGGTGGGCTATGCCGGCCTGCATGCGCGGCTGCAGGAGCGCGTGGCCGCCAGCGGCGTCACCGTGCTGCACGGGCCCGCGGCGCGCATCCTGTCGCAGGATGGCGGCACGGTCCGCATCGAACAGGGCGAGCACGTGCTCGACAGCGCGCTGGCCGTGCTGTGCGATGGCGCGGGCGGCGAGGACGTGCGGCGCGAATACGGCCAGCACGCGGTGCTGACCAGTGCGCATGCCGCGCTGGCGCGCGGCGACTGGGCGTACGAGCGCTTCACGCGCGAAGGTCCGCTGGCGATGCTGCCGCACCCGCACCTGGCGGAGACCTATTCGGTGGTGTGGTGCTGCGCGCCGGCGCATGCCGCCGCACTGGCGCGGATGGACGACGCGGCGTTCTCCGCCGCGCTGAACCAGGCGTTCGGCACCCGGCTGGGTCGGCTGCGCAGCCAGGCGCCGCGGCACGTGTTCCCGCTCGAACTGAAGGCGCGCCATTCGCAGGCGCAGGGCCGGGTGGCGACCATCGGCAACGCGGCGCAAACCTTGCACCCGGTGGCGGGACAGGGCCTGAACCTGGGCTTGCGCGATGCCGCGCGGCTGGCGCAGGCGCTGGCCGGGTGGCTGATCGCCCCGCACGCCGACCCCACCCCCCGGCTGGCCGAATTCGCCCAGGCGCGCCGCGGCGACCGCTGGATCACGGCCGGCGTGACCGACCTGATGCCGCGCCTGTTCACCACCGGACTGGCGCCGGTGGAACATGCCTGCGGGCTGGCGTTGCTGGCCATGGACCTGGCGCCGCCGCTGCGCGCGCCGCTTGCGCGCCATCTGTTGCAGGGCCTGCGCGCCTGA
- a CDS encoding aminopeptidase P N-terminal domain-containing protein: MSLPPTDISPFRQRRARLLAHLRAQGGGIAVLPTAPAAVRNRDAEYPYRHDSDFYYLSGFIEPEAWLVLIAGADDRALLFCRPRHPEHETWEGVRCGPEAAAERYGFDEAHSIEALDQMLPELLLDQPALYAPSTPDDAQAARLRGWMAAARERARGGRRAPEQLRDLRGVVADMRLVKDPDEIAAMRRAARISAGAHARAMRAARPGMHEYELEAELLYEFRRHGAQAPAYTSIVAGGANACVLHYQAGDTVLHDGELVLIDAGCEFDSYASDITRTFPVNGRYSGPQRALYDLTLAAQDAAVQATRPGLSFNDGHLAAVRVLAQGLIDEKLLEGSLDGVLESGAYTRFYMHRTGHWLGLDVHDAGDYREPGAGGAERPWRQLRPGMVLTIEPGLYVRPSDDVPAHYWNIGIRIEDDALVTDTGCELLTRGVPVDAREIEALMRE; this comes from the coding sequence ATGAGCCTGCCGCCCACTGATATCAGTCCCTTCCGCCAGCGCCGCGCGCGCCTGCTGGCGCACCTGCGCGCGCAGGGCGGCGGCATCGCCGTACTGCCCACCGCCCCTGCCGCGGTACGCAACCGCGACGCCGAATACCCGTATCGGCACGACAGCGATTTCTACTATCTCAGCGGATTCATCGAGCCGGAAGCGTGGCTGGTGCTGATCGCCGGGGCGGACGACCGCGCGCTGCTGTTCTGCCGTCCGCGCCACCCCGAGCACGAGACCTGGGAAGGCGTACGCTGCGGCCCGGAAGCGGCCGCGGAGCGCTACGGCTTCGACGAAGCGCACAGTATCGAAGCGCTGGACCAGATGCTGCCCGAGCTGCTGCTGGACCAGCCTGCCCTGTATGCCCCGTCGACGCCGGACGATGCGCAGGCCGCGCGGCTGCGCGGATGGATGGCCGCCGCGCGCGAACGCGCCCGCGGCGGACGGCGCGCCCCGGAGCAGCTGCGCGATCTGCGCGGCGTAGTAGCCGACATGCGGCTGGTGAAGGACCCCGACGAGATCGCTGCCATGCGCCGCGCGGCGCGCATCTCGGCCGGCGCCCACGCCCGCGCCATGCGCGCGGCAAGGCCCGGCATGCACGAATACGAGCTCGAAGCGGAACTGCTGTACGAGTTCCGCCGCCACGGCGCGCAGGCGCCGGCCTACACCAGCATCGTCGCCGGCGGCGCGAATGCGTGCGTGCTGCACTATCAGGCGGGCGACACGGTGTTGCATGACGGCGAGCTGGTGCTGATCGACGCGGGCTGCGAGTTCGACAGTTATGCGTCCGACATCACTCGCACATTCCCCGTGAACGGCCGCTACAGCGGCCCGCAGCGCGCGCTGTACGACCTGACGCTGGCCGCGCAGGACGCGGCGGTGCAGGCCACGCGGCCAGGGCTGTCGTTCAACGACGGACATCTGGCGGCGGTGCGCGTGCTCGCGCAGGGGCTGATCGACGAGAAGCTGCTGGAGGGGTCCCTGGACGGCGTGCTGGAATCCGGCGCCTACACGCGTTTCTATATGCACCGCACCGGCCACTGGCTGGGGCTGGACGTACACGACGCGGGCGACTACCGCGAGCCCGGGGCGGGCGGCGCCGAACGGCCCTGGCGGCAGTTGCGGCCAGGCATGGTGTTGACGATAGAACCCGGGCTGTATGTGCGCCCGTCCGACGACGTGCCGGCCCACTACTGGAACATCGGCATCCGCATCGAGGACGACGCCCTGGTCACGGACACGGGCTGCGAATTGCTGACGCGCGGCGTGCCGGTGGATGCGCGCGAGATCGAGGCGCTGATGCGGGAGTAG
- a CDS encoding complex I NDUFA9 subunit family protein, with protein sequence MRILVIGGTGFLGRHLAARLSAGGHTVVVPTRRYGSGRDMLVLPTVTLIQADVHDDAALERLMPEGGAVVNLVGILHGGRGRPYGGAFARAHVQLPQRIARACRRTGVAHLLHVSALGADSQGPSMYLRSKGDGEAALRNELQGWEGGWTIFRPSVVFGPDDNFTNMFARLARIFPVLPLAGARSRMQPVYVSDVAAAMANVLGNSHAWGRTYELCGPQVHTLADIVRLSALWSGHRRPVIEIPMGLGRLQAGLMEMLPGTPLMSRDNLDSLSVDNVCPGGLAPELGVVPTALEAVAPGYLKRGGKPADIGLP encoded by the coding sequence ATGCGTATCCTAGTCATCGGCGGCACCGGCTTCCTGGGCCGGCACCTGGCGGCGCGCTTATCGGCCGGCGGGCACACGGTGGTGGTGCCCACGCGCCGCTACGGCAGCGGGCGCGACATGCTGGTGCTGCCCACGGTCACTCTCATCCAGGCCGATGTGCACGACGATGCCGCGCTCGAGCGGCTGATGCCTGAAGGCGGGGCCGTGGTCAATCTGGTGGGCATACTGCACGGCGGCCGCGGGCGACCCTACGGCGGCGCCTTCGCGCGGGCCCACGTGCAGCTGCCCCAGCGCATTGCGCGGGCCTGTCGGCGCACCGGGGTGGCGCATCTGCTGCACGTCAGCGCGCTGGGCGCCGACTCGCAGGGGCCCAGCATGTATCTGCGCTCGAAGGGCGATGGCGAAGCCGCGCTGCGCAACGAGTTGCAGGGCTGGGAGGGCGGCTGGACCATCTTCCGCCCATCGGTCGTTTTCGGGCCCGACGACAATTTCACCAACATGTTCGCGCGGCTGGCGCGCATCTTCCCCGTGCTGCCGCTGGCCGGCGCGCGATCGCGCATGCAGCCGGTCTACGTCAGCGACGTGGCCGCCGCCATGGCCAACGTGCTGGGCAACAGCCATGCATGGGGCCGCACGTATGAGCTCTGTGGGCCGCAGGTGCATACGCTGGCCGACATCGTGCGGCTTAGCGCACTGTGGAGCGGCCATCGCCGGCCCGTGATCGAGATTCCGATGGGACTCGGCCGCCTGCAGGCGGGCCTGATGGAAATGCTGCCCGGCACGCCGCTGATGTCGCGCGACAACCTCGACTCGCTCAGCGTGGACAACGTGTGTCCCGGCGGTCTCGCGCCCGAGCTGGGCGTGGTGCCGACCGCGCTGGAGGCGGTGGCGCCGGGGTACCTGAAGCGGGGCGGCAAGCCGGCCGACATCGGGTTGCCGTAG
- a CDS encoding Fic/DOC family protein: MKYAGDRGDPYLYSGTEVLRNLLGIKNQGALDKVESTLSFLRAAELREHPVAGHFDLPHLLQIHARLFGDVYDWAGQVRSVEIRKGHTVFARKLMIESAAGRLFDQLAGENHLRGLDPDQFSQRAGHYLGEINVLHPFREGNGRTQREFMGQLARQAGLRIDWSAASQDEMVRASIDAYNGDSSGLSRLIRACLADPADRA, encoded by the coding sequence ATGAAATACGCAGGAGACCGCGGCGATCCGTACCTGTACAGCGGCACGGAGGTGTTGCGCAACCTGCTGGGCATCAAGAATCAGGGTGCGCTCGACAAGGTCGAGTCCACCCTTTCTTTTTTGCGCGCGGCCGAACTTCGCGAGCATCCGGTCGCGGGTCATTTCGACCTGCCGCACCTGCTGCAGATCCATGCCCGCCTGTTCGGCGACGTCTACGACTGGGCCGGCCAGGTGCGAAGCGTGGAAATACGGAAAGGCCACACCGTGTTCGCCCGCAAGCTCATGATCGAAAGCGCGGCGGGCCGGCTGTTCGACCAACTGGCCGGCGAGAACCATCTGCGCGGATTGGATCCCGACCAGTTCAGCCAGCGTGCCGGACACTATCTCGGCGAGATCAACGTGCTGCATCCGTTCCGCGAAGGCAACGGCCGCACGCAGCGCGAATTCATGGGCCAGCTGGCGCGCCAGGCCGGGCTGCGCATCGACTGGAGTGCGGCTAGCCAGGACGAGATGGTGCGTGCCTCCATCGACGCGTACAACGGCGATTCCAGCGGACTATCCCGCCTGATCCGCGCCTGCCTGGCCGACCCCGCGGACCGCGCCTAG
- the ruvC gene encoding crossover junction endodeoxyribonuclease RuvC: MRVLGIDPGLRRTGFGVIDAEGMRLRYVASGTIVVPPALSLPERLKVILDNLREVARETQPDVAALEIVFLNANPASTLLLGQARGAALCALADSSLDVHEYTALQIKKAVVGTGRAAKEQVQMMVQRLLSLNGTPAPDSADALACAICHAHVGPLQQRLGGVIERAGKSSRPGIRNGRLVG, from the coding sequence ATGCGCGTCCTCGGCATCGATCCCGGCCTGCGCCGCACCGGCTTCGGTGTGATCGATGCCGAAGGCATGCGGCTGCGCTACGTGGCCAGCGGCACCATCGTCGTGCCGCCGGCCCTGTCGCTGCCCGAGCGGCTGAAGGTCATCCTGGACAACCTGCGCGAAGTCGCGCGCGAGACGCAGCCTGACGTGGCCGCGCTCGAAATCGTGTTTCTCAACGCCAATCCCGCCTCTACATTGCTGCTGGGCCAGGCCCGCGGCGCGGCGCTGTGCGCGCTGGCGGACAGCAGTCTCGATGTGCACGAGTACACCGCGCTGCAGATCAAGAAGGCGGTGGTCGGCACGGGGCGCGCGGCGAAAGAGCAGGTGCAGATGATGGTGCAGCGGCTGCTCTCGCTCAACGGCACTCCCGCGCCCGACTCGGCCGACGCGTTGGCCTGCGCGATCTGCCACGCGCACGTCGGGCCGCTGCAGCAGCGGCTGGGCGGCGTGATCGAACGCGCGGGAAAAAGCTCGCGGCCCGGCATACGCAATGGACGGCTGGTGGGCTGA
- the dusB gene encoding tRNA dihydrouridine synthase DusB — MRIGPWTLPNNVLVAPMAGVTDRPYRQLCKRLGAGYAVSEMAASNPRLWESVKTSRRLNHDGEIDPVSVQIAGADPAMMAEAAAFNVSRGARIIDINMGCPVKKVCNLASGSALLRHEDLIARILDAVVAACAPLGVPVTLKTRTGWDRTSRNALRVALLAQEAGIAALTLHGRTRADLYTGEAEYDTIREVKAALRIPVVANGDIDSPEKAKAVLDYTGADAVMIGRAAQGRPWIFREVDHFLRTGAKLSPPTTAEMRDLLLEHLDDHYRFYGEHTGVRTARKHIGWYLDGLPGAEEFRARMNLIDNTAEQSRAVASWFDGLVRGQAPAPAAGPVPARLAA, encoded by the coding sequence ATGCGCATCGGCCCCTGGACTCTTCCCAACAACGTATTGGTCGCCCCCATGGCGGGCGTCACCGACCGCCCCTACCGCCAGCTCTGCAAGCGGTTGGGCGCGGGCTATGCCGTTTCCGAGATGGCCGCCAGCAATCCGCGCCTGTGGGAAAGCGTCAAGACCTCGCGCCGCCTGAACCACGACGGCGAGATCGACCCGGTATCGGTGCAGATCGCCGGGGCCGATCCGGCCATGATGGCCGAGGCCGCCGCCTTCAACGTGTCGCGCGGCGCCCGCATCATCGACATCAACATGGGCTGTCCGGTGAAGAAGGTGTGCAATCTGGCCAGCGGCTCGGCGCTGCTGCGCCACGAAGATCTCATCGCCCGCATCCTCGATGCAGTGGTCGCCGCCTGTGCGCCGCTGGGCGTGCCGGTCACGCTGAAGACGCGCACCGGCTGGGATCGCACCAGCCGCAACGCGCTGCGCGTGGCGCTGCTGGCGCAGGAAGCCGGCATCGCCGCCCTTACCCTGCACGGCCGCACGCGCGCCGACCTGTACACCGGCGAGGCCGAGTACGACACCATCCGCGAGGTCAAGGCCGCCCTGCGCATTCCCGTGGTGGCCAACGGCGACATCGACTCTCCGGAAAAGGCGAAAGCCGTCCTGGATTACACTGGCGCCGATGCGGTCATGATCGGACGCGCGGCCCAGGGCAGGCCCTGGATTTTCCGCGAGGTCGATCATTTCCTGCGTACCGGCGCCAAGCTTTCGCCTCCCACGACGGCCGAAATGCGCGACCTGCTGCTTGAACACCTCGACGATCACTACCGCTTCTATGGCGAGCACACCGGCGTACGCACGGCGCGCAAGCACATAGGCTGGTATCTGGACGGCCTGCCCGGCGCCGAGGAATTCCGGGCCCGAATGAACCTCATCGACAACACCGCGGAGCAATCCCGCGCGGTGGCGTCATGGTTCGACGGCCTGGTGCGCGGACAGGCGCCGGCCCCTGCGGCCGGCCCGGTTCCCGCACGACTGGCGGCCTGA
- the ruvB gene encoding Holliday junction branch migration DNA helicase RuvB — MAIQNDSLSSLPDAPRIVAPQPVSPNEESIERALRPKALQEYVGQARAREQLEIFIAAARGRGEALDHVLLFGPPGLGKTTLAHIIAHEMGVQLRQTSGPVLERPGDLAALLTNLERNDVLFIDEIHRLSPVVEEILYPALEDFQIDILIGEGPAARSVKLDLQPFTLVGATTRAGMLTNPLRDRFGIVSRLEFYDVADLSRIVTRSAGLLNAVVTPEGAQEVARRARGTPRIANRLLRRVRDYAEVKAGGTIDADVAGRALSMLEVDPQGLDLMDRKLLEAIVHKFDGGPVGVDSLAAAIGEERDTIEDVIEPYLIQHGYLQRTPRGRMATQTTWRHLGLAVPAGRAGGDPSGNLFD; from the coding sequence ATGGCCATACAGAACGACTCGCTCTCCTCCCTGCCCGACGCGCCGCGCATTGTCGCGCCGCAGCCCGTCTCGCCCAACGAAGAATCCATCGAACGCGCCCTGCGTCCCAAGGCGCTGCAGGAATACGTGGGCCAGGCGCGCGCGCGCGAGCAGCTCGAGATCTTCATCGCGGCGGCGCGCGGACGCGGCGAGGCGCTGGACCACGTGCTGCTGTTCGGTCCACCCGGCCTGGGCAAGACCACGCTGGCGCACATCATCGCGCACGAAATGGGCGTGCAGCTGCGCCAGACCTCCGGCCCCGTGCTGGAGCGCCCCGGTGACCTGGCGGCGCTGCTGACCAACCTGGAACGCAACGACGTTCTCTTCATCGACGAGATCCACCGCCTCTCGCCCGTGGTCGAGGAAATCCTCTACCCGGCGCTCGAAGACTTCCAGATCGACATCCTGATCGGCGAAGGCCCCGCCGCGCGCAGCGTCAAGCTCGACCTGCAGCCCTTCACGCTGGTCGGCGCCACCACGCGCGCCGGCATGCTGACCAACCCGCTGCGCGACCGCTTCGGCATCGTCTCGCGACTCGAGTTCTACGACGTGGCCGACCTGTCGCGCATCGTCACGCGCAGCGCCGGCCTGCTCAACGCCGTCGTCACGCCCGAGGGCGCACAGGAAGTCGCCCGCCGCGCGCGCGGCACGCCCCGCATCGCCAACCGCCTGCTGCGCCGCGTGCGCGACTATGCCGAAGTGAAGGCCGGCGGCACCATCGACGCCGACGTCGCCGGCCGCGCCCTGTCCATGCTGGAGGTCGACCCGCAGGGCCTGGACCTGATGGACCGCAAACTGCTCGAAGCCATCGTGCACAAATTCGACGGCGGCCCCGTAGGCGTGGACAGCCTGGCCGCGGCCATCGGCGAAGAGCGCGACACCATCGAAGACGTGATCGAACCCTACCTGATCCAGCACGGCTACCTGCAACGCACCCCACGCGGCCGCATGGCCACGCAGACCACATGGCGCCACCTGGGACTGGCAGTACCCGCGGGTCGAGCCGGCGGGGATCCGAGCGGGAATCTGTTCGATTGA
- the ruvA gene encoding Holliday junction branch migration protein RuvA has product MIGRLTGTLLEKTPPTVCVDVNGVGYEVDVPMSTLYALPETGARVTLYTHMVVREDAHLLFGFASQAERAAFRQLIKITGVGARIALALLSGMSVAELSQAVTLQESGRLTRVPGIGKKTAERLLLELRGKLGADIGATPHAVPDSQSDILNALLALGYSDKESQLALKQLPEGVSVSDGIRLALKALVR; this is encoded by the coding sequence ATGATCGGACGCCTTACCGGTACCCTGCTCGAGAAGACCCCGCCCACCGTCTGCGTCGACGTCAATGGCGTCGGCTATGAAGTCGACGTGCCCATGAGCACGCTGTATGCGCTGCCCGAGACCGGCGCGCGCGTCACGCTGTACACGCACATGGTGGTGCGCGAGGATGCGCATCTGCTGTTCGGGTTCGCCTCGCAGGCCGAACGCGCGGCCTTCCGACAACTGATCAAGATCACCGGCGTCGGCGCACGCATCGCGCTGGCGCTGCTTTCCGGTATGTCGGTGGCCGAACTGTCGCAGGCCGTCACGCTGCAGGAATCGGGACGCCTGACGCGCGTGCCGGGCATCGGCAAGAAGACGGCCGAGCGGCTGCTGCTGGAGCTGCGCGGCAAGCTGGGCGCCGACATCGGCGCCACGCCGCACGCCGTGCCGGACAGCCAGTCGGACATCCTGAACGCGCTGCTGGCGCTGGGCTATTCGGACAAGGAATCGCAGCTTGCGCTGAAGCAGCTGCCCGAAGGCGTCAGCGTGTCCGACGGCATCCGCCTGGCGTTGAAGGCGCTGGTGCGTTGA
- the purH gene encoding bifunctional phosphoribosylaminoimidazolecarboxamide formyltransferase/IMP cyclohydrolase, which translates to MKIETALLSVSDKTGIVEFARALHTRGVRLLSTGGTAKLLAESGLPVTEVAEHTGSPEILDGRVKTLHPKIHGGLLARRDSAEHLDTLGKHGIDRIDMLVVNLYPFRETIAKPGCTFADAVENIDIGGPAMLRAAAKNHGTEAGGVTVVIDPVDYTRVLAEIDQSGGTSYALRLELAGKVYAHTAAYDGAIAAYLSSLSEPAPAQEAAPARNEWPRILTLQLRQEQALRYGENPHQSAAFYVDAQRPAGLLGNYRQLQGKELSYNNIADADAAWECVRGFDTPACVIVKHANPCGVAIAPDTLTAYQKAFKTDPTSAFGGIIAFNRPVDAATAEAVSGQFLEVLLAPAYDGAALAILAGKKNVRVLEVPAGAGQNALDVKRVGGGWLVQSPDAYSVPRDALKVVTKRAPTEAEMNDLAFAWKVAKYVKSNAIVFCAGGMTLGVGAGQMSRIDSARIASIKAENAGLTLRGSAVASDAFFPFRDGLDVVVAAGATCVIQPGGSVRDDEVIAAADEHGIAMVLTGTRHFRH; encoded by the coding sequence ATGAAAATCGAAACTGCCCTGCTCTCGGTCTCCGACAAGACCGGCATCGTCGAATTCGCACGCGCGCTGCACACGCGCGGCGTGCGCCTCTTGTCCACCGGCGGCACCGCCAAGCTGCTGGCCGAGTCGGGCCTGCCCGTGACCGAAGTGGCCGAGCACACCGGCTCGCCCGAGATCCTGGACGGCCGCGTGAAGACGCTGCACCCGAAGATCCATGGCGGCCTGCTGGCCCGCCGGGACAGCGCCGAGCACCTGGACACGCTGGGCAAGCATGGCATCGACCGCATCGACATGCTGGTGGTGAACCTGTATCCCTTCCGCGAAACCATCGCCAAGCCGGGCTGCACCTTCGCCGACGCGGTCGAGAACATCGACATCGGCGGCCCGGCCATGCTGCGCGCCGCCGCCAAGAACCACGGCACTGAAGCCGGCGGCGTGACGGTGGTGATCGACCCGGTGGACTACACCCGCGTGCTGGCCGAGATCGACCAGTCGGGCGGCACCTCGTATGCGCTGCGCCTGGAACTGGCCGGCAAGGTCTACGCGCACACGGCCGCCTACGACGGCGCCATCGCCGCGTATCTCAGCAGCCTGTCCGAGCCCGCGCCCGCGCAAGAGGCCGCACCGGCCCGCAACGAATGGCCGCGCATCCTGACGCTGCAACTGCGCCAGGAACAGGCCCTGCGCTACGGCGAGAATCCGCACCAGAGCGCCGCGTTCTATGTCGATGCGCAGCGTCCCGCCGGCCTGCTGGGCAACTACCGCCAGCTGCAGGGCAAGGAACTGTCGTACAACAACATCGCCGACGCCGATGCCGCCTGGGAATGCGTGCGCGGCTTCGACACGCCGGCCTGCGTCATCGTCAAGCATGCCAACCCGTGCGGCGTGGCCATCGCCCCCGACACGCTGACGGCCTACCAGAAGGCCTTCAAGACCGATCCCACCTCGGCCTTCGGCGGCATCATCGCTTTCAACCGTCCGGTGGACGCCGCCACGGCCGAAGCCGTCAGCGGCCAGTTCCTGGAAGTGCTGCTGGCGCCCGCGTATGACGGCGCCGCGCTGGCCATCCTGGCCGGCAAGAAGAACGTGCGCGTGCTAGAGGTGCCCGCGGGCGCCGGCCAGAATGCGCTGGACGTCAAGCGCGTGGGCGGCGGCTGGCTGGTGCAGAGCCCGGACGCCTACAGCGTGCCGCGCGATGCGCTGAAGGTGGTGACCAAGCGCGCGCCCACCGAGGCCGAAATGAACGATCTGGCGTTCGCCTGGAAGGTGGCCAAGTACGTGAAGTCCAACGCCATCGTGTTCTGCGCGGGCGGCATGACGCTGGGCGTGGGCGCGGGCCAGATGAGCCGCATCGACTCGGCGCGCATCGCGTCGATCAAGGCCGAGAACGCCGGCCTCACGCTGCGCGGTTCGGCCGTGGCTTCGGACGCGTTCTTCCCGTTCCGCGACGGCCTGGACGTGGTGGTGGCCGCGGGCGCGACCTGCGTGATCCAGCCGGGCGGCAGCGTGCGTGACGATGAAGTCATCGCCGCGGCCGACGAGCACGGCATCGCCATGGTGCTGACCGGCACCCGCCACTTCCGCCACTGA
- a CDS encoding threo-3-hydroxy-L-aspartate ammonia-lyase produces the protein MSPVLPTYSDVVRASEILAGVAHRTPVLTSTTADGLTGARLYFKCENFQRMGAFKFRGGYHAISRLTPEQRKAGVITFSSGNHAQAIALAARLLGVEATIVMPEDAPAAKKAATQGYGGKVVTYDRYKDDREAVTRALQQETGAALIPPYDHADVITGQGTAAKELFDEVGELDYLFVCLGGGGLLSGSLLSAKALSPSCKVYGVEPEAGNDGQQSLRKGQVVRIPAPKTLADGAATTHLGDLTFPIIRDNVTDIVTVGDDQLAQTMRFFAQRMKIVVEPTGCLAAAAVLHKVVAIPAGARVGVIISGGNVDLEAYGRLMAG, from the coding sequence ATGTCGCCCGTCCTGCCCACCTATTCCGATGTCGTCCGCGCCAGCGAAATCCTCGCCGGGGTGGCCCACCGCACGCCGGTGCTCACGTCCACCACCGCCGACGGCCTGACCGGCGCCAGGCTGTACTTCAAGTGCGAGAACTTCCAGCGCATGGGCGCCTTCAAGTTCCGCGGCGGCTACCATGCGATCTCGCGCCTGACGCCCGAGCAGCGCAAGGCCGGCGTCATTACCTTCTCGTCGGGCAATCATGCGCAGGCCATCGCCCTGGCCGCGCGGCTGCTGGGCGTCGAGGCGACCATCGTCATGCCCGAGGACGCGCCCGCCGCCAAGAAGGCGGCTACCCAGGGCTATGGCGGCAAGGTCGTCACCTATGACCGCTACAAGGACGACCGCGAGGCCGTCACCCGCGCCTTGCAGCAAGAGACCGGCGCCGCGCTGATCCCGCCGTACGACCACGCCGACGTGATCACCGGCCAGGGCACCGCTGCCAAAGAGCTGTTCGACGAGGTGGGCGAATTGGATTACTTGTTCGTCTGCCTGGGCGGCGGCGGCCTGCTGTCGGGCTCGCTGTTGTCGGCCAAGGCGCTCAGCCCGTCATGCAAGGTATACGGCGTCGAGCCCGAGGCGGGCAACGATGGACAGCAGTCGCTGCGCAAGGGCCAGGTGGTGCGCATCCCCGCGCCCAAGACGCTGGCCGACGGCGCGGCTACCACGCACCTGGGCGACCTGACTTTCCCCATCATCCGCGACAACGTCACCGACATCGTCACCGTCGGCGACGACCAGCTGGCGCAGACCATGCGCTTTTTCGCGCAGCGCATGAAGATCGTGGTGGAGCCCACCGGCTGCCTGGCCGCGGCCGCCGTGCTGCACAAGGTGGTGGCCATTCCGGCCGGCGCCCGGGTGGGCGTCATCATCAGCGGAGGCAACGTCGATCTGGAGGCATACGGCCGCCTGATGGCCGGCTGA